The following are from one region of the Sorghum bicolor cultivar BTx623 chromosome 2, Sorghum_bicolor_NCBIv3, whole genome shotgun sequence genome:
- the LOC8077501 gene encoding uncharacterized protein LOC8077501 encodes MDAMSCLQAAPLLATPYTDAAIARALHFTTTTMSTHDSSSSSSSLSHHHHSPLLLSALADLPSPYYYAPPPHAAATCCDSVLVADSPRRRTSPTHRHNHAPAGARAGKRRSRASKRAPTTYISTDPANFRLMVQQITGVQAGVDDLQAMLQVQQALDAAALLPAADEASALRQHQLQQQPCFPTLDSWNVSNVVMYETNSAEML; translated from the coding sequence ATGGACGCCATGTCCTGCCTGCAGGCGGCGCCGCTGCTGGCGACCCCCTACACGGACGCCGCCATCGCGCGGGCGCTCCacttcaccaccaccaccatgtcAACCCACGACTCCTCctcgtcttcctcctccctctctcACCACCACCACTCGCCCCTTCTTCTCAGCGCCCTCGCCGACCTCCCGTCGCCCTACTACTACGCTCCGCCACCGCACGCGGCCGCCACCTGCTGCGACTCCGTGCTTGTGGCCGACTcgccgcgccgccgcacctcgccgaCCCACCGCCACAACCATGCGCCGGCGGGAGCGCGCGCGGGGAAGCGCCGGTCGCGGGCGTCGAAGCGCGCGCCCACCACCTACATCAGCACCGACCCCGCCAACTTCCGCCTCATGGTGCAGCAGATCACCGGCGTGCAGGCCGGGGTGGACGACCTGCAGGCGATGCTCCAGGTCCAGCAGGCGCTCGACGCCGCCGCGCTGCTGCCGGCGGCCGACGAGGCGTCGGCGCTTCGTCAACACCAGCTCCAGCAGCAGCCGTGCTTCCCCACGCTCGACTCGTGGAACGTCTCCAACGTCGTCATGTACGAGACCAACAGCGCGGAGATGCTGTGA